Proteins co-encoded in one Malus domestica chromosome 09, GDT2T_hap1 genomic window:
- the LOC103443789 gene encoding protein CURVATURE THYLAKOID 1C, chloroplastic, producing the protein MASIIASLPPPLLVHGRNTNTTLFRALPKLPVSSVSERQNRVAVVVKATGESSESSTSIVKSVQNVWDNSEDRPALVALGFAAVVGLWTSTNLITAIDKLPLIPSVLEFVGILFSSWFIYRYLLFKPDREEFFQIVNKSISNILGQ; encoded by the exons ATGGCTTCCATCATTGCAAGCTTGCCTCCACCACTGTTGGTCCATGGCAGAAATACAAACACGACCCTTTTCAGAGCTCTTCCAAAACTCCCCGTTTCTTCCGTTTCAG AGAGACAGAATCGTGTTGCTGTTGTGGTGAAGGCTACTGGGGAAAGCTCCGAGTCTTCAACATCTATTGTGAAATCTGTTCAGAATGTG TGGGATAATTCTGAAGATCGGCCAGCTCTTGTTGCTTTGGGGTTTGCAGCTGTAGTAGGTTTATGGACATCAACGAATTTGATTACA GCCATTGACAAGTTGCCGCTTATCCCAAGTGTGCTGGAATTTGTCGGAATACTTTTCTCTTCG TGGTTTATATATCGATATCTCCTATTCAAGCCTGACCG GGAAGAGTTTTTCCAAATCGTGAACAAATCAATATCCAATATCTTGGGGCAGTGA